In a genomic window of Vanessa tameamea isolate UH-Manoa-2023 chromosome 31, ilVanTame1 primary haplotype, whole genome shotgun sequence:
- the LOC113393732 gene encoding uncharacterized protein LOC113393732 has product MAFSFRKMLSNINYFKKSEDNTENVLSDTNLKRRRHTYVSDEPIIINFESTEPDSTSKQCTSSLKLPESVKNFAAKKGSLSDTDLLTLSVEAPLREKRRKCKKLKLDVKKASHSMNHLSEDSFNNVENTPKHVLLECKSSDVFSERFRGFDFNKSFDLIDAISDDQPSSPFVEDVDIESLSEQSDSDVSVHTNKSSIKMCRKVTDSQSSDENQLVPSTSLESFGDVELDKNEEERVQLLLNYQIKLDKIESFLRKLFNDFQFHIEVSKLFYSKSIVTALSGTDVSNISKNSENLYNKNDRGQSPVGWNIVMEREDDDVKMKLRKQLLSIKSNIEDFVRIYLQSNTESNKLGNYKSITFNTKKLKHSVSKRQNVSHKKRIKHFDFPDLREAMINLFSMDDVNTNNIDNTSYSDDSDTCKCLCKCHQPSSPSSQTDSGLTTKTSDGSSSITSSIGNFSLDSSTLTAYSESLDQIVSYNSFQDTSLYNTLLQKAAIERITFYVEVHSIQLNCELTDPDIESKNIITFYCPSCKDTHNDENSLLRHILSQTHCEKIHFIYKTAYIKKCMSAGKEIQPSTVLNSMRMYRDANKIVCFGDAIYACSLCFENLIVGESVLMAHCSDPQHVDRREKLEDIVG; this is encoded by the coding sequence ATGGCGTTTTCTTTTCGAAAAATGCTATCAAAcatcaattatttcaaaaaatctgAAGATAACACTGAAAATGTCTTGTCTGATACGAACTTGAAGAGACGTAGACATACATATGTTTCGGACGAACCTATCATAATAAACTTCGAGTCCACAGAGCCGGACTCTACATCGAAACAATGCACTAGTAGTCTAAAACTCCCCGAATCTGTAAAAAACTTCGCCGCCAAAAAAGGTTCTTTATCAGACACGGATTTACTAACCCTAAGTGTGGAAGCGCCATTGCGAGAAAAAAGGcgtaaatgtaaaaaacttaaattagaCGTCAAAAAAGCGAGTCATTCTATGAACCATTTAAGCGAAGACAGCTTCAATAATGTGGAGAACACACCAAAGCATGTTTTGTTAGAATGTAAGAGTTCCGATGTGTTTAGCGAGCGGTTCAGAGGATTCGATTTCAATAAATCGTTTGATTTAATTGATGCAATATCGGACGATCAACCATCTTCACCATTCGTTGAGGATGTAGATATTGAATCTTTATCGGAGCAATCAGATTCTGATGTGTCGGTTCACACGAATAAATCATCGATTAAAATGTGTCGTAAAGTCACAGACAGCCAGTCAAGTGATGAAAATCAGTTAGTACCCTCAACTAGTCTCGAGTCGTTCGGAGATGTTGAATTGGACAAGAATGAAGAGGAACGAGTCCAGTTGTTAttgaattatcaaattaaattggataAAATCGAGTCCTTCTTAAGGAAACTGTTCAATGACTTTCAATTCCACATCGAAGTATCGAAactgttttattcaaaatcaattgtTACAGCTCTTTCCGGAACAGATGTAagcaatatttctaaaaatagtgAGAACTTATACAATAAGAATGATAGAGGTCAAAGTCCCGTTGGGTGGAATATCGTCATGGAGAGGGAAGATGATGacgttaaaatgaaattgaGAAAACAGTTACTatctattaaatcaaatatagaaGATTTTGtacgaatttatttacaaagtaataCGGAAAGCAATAAATTAGGAAACTATAAGAGTATCACATTTAACACGAAGAAGCTTAAACATTCTGTATCGAAACGTCAAAATGTTAGTCATAAGAAAAGAATAAAACACTTTGATTTTCCAGATTTAAGAGAAGCAATGATAAATCTATTTTCCATGGATGACGTCAACACAAACAACATTGATAACACGAGTTATTCCGATGACTCAGACACATGTAAATGCCTTTGTAAATGTCACCAACCATCTTCACCGAGTTCGCAAACTGATTCCGGACTAACAACAAAAACAAGTGACGGTTCTTCATCCATCACATCATCGATCGGTAATTTCAGCCTTGATTCATCTACATTAACAGCATATTCAGAGTCTCTAGACCAGATTGTCAGCTACAATAGCTTCCAAGACACGAGTCTCTACAATACATTGCTCCAGAAAGCCGCTATCGAACGCATAACATTCTACGTAGAAGTCCATAGCATACAACTGAATTGTGAATTAACGGACCCAGATATAGAATCCAAGAATATTATAACTTTCTACTGTCCGTCATGCAAAGATACACATAACGATGAGAATAGCTTGTTAAGACACATATTAAGTCAGACACAttgtgaaaaaatacattttatatataaaactgccTATATTAAGAAATGTATGTCGGCTGGTAAGGAAATTCAACCAAGCACCGTATTGAACTCTATGAGAATGTACCGTGATGCGAATAAGATTGTCTGCTTTGGGGATGCAATATACGCTTGTTCGTTATGTTTCGAGAATTTGATCGTTGGTGAATCAGTACTCATGGCCCACTGTTCCGATCCGCAACACGTAGACCGTCGGGAGAAACTTGAAGATATTGTTGGTTAG
- the LOC113393733 gene encoding ran GTPase-activating protein 1: MSFDLNAICTALNEPNRTVSGVDFSGRSLKLDNENDAQPIVNAINACPDLEYLTLTGNTLGVEAARAIAKALAQHPELKTARFSDMFTGRMKTEIPPALSALGDGMIEAGARLSILDLSDNAFGPIGVEGLAKLLQSDVCSQLQELRLNNNGLGITGGRLLAKALSANPRSLRVFIAGRNRLENEGAKALAGVFRSMGTLEEIAMPQNGIYHVGIAALSEALKHNPRLARLNLNDNTVGPRGAAALAAALPRLKNLKSINFGDCLLKSSGARALAQGLKENSVLLESVDLSHNEIGREACMEVVDALTAPPDSAERLTRVVLAGNSLGGAANKQTMKSKLGPSAELSDGEGSEDEYVSGSEDDDDESEQENSEDSATEDAQHFETGLDTGNVTLEQTDIVKEVETDVGKFLHEPTLDNLTKLGSNAADVIDVHLQSIHDPESLIHAYVEALCCVSGLSADSASAAESASRLFHTVVARAKQQWPLANALLRALQLIKSENKDYKVRWRLSSCYLVLAKQIDEPYFPNALRDTLKFFISSKMATFPGEVKDIVEKHPNLYT, from the exons ATGTCGTTCGATTTGAACGCAATATGTACAGCTTTAAACGAACCAAATAGAACAGTGAGTGGTGTTGATTTTTCTGGAAGATCGTTGAAATTGGATAACGAAAACGATG CACAGCCAATTGTGAATGCTATCAATGCATGTCCAGACTTAGAATACCTGACTTTGACGGGCAACACTCTTGGAGTGGAAGCCGCACGAGCCATAGCTAAAGCGTTAGCCCAGCATCCCGAGTTAAAAACAGCGAGATTCTCAGACATGTTTACCGGGAGAATGAAAACAGAGATCCCACCAGCTTTA AGTGCACTCGGTGACGGCATGATAGAAGCCGGTGCCCGTCTTTCGATTCTGGACTTGAGTGACAACGCGTTTGGTCCCATCGGTGTTGAGGGTTTGGCGAAGTTGCTACAAAGCGATGTGTGCTCACAATTACAG gagtTACGCCTAAACAATAATGGTTTAGGTATAACCGGAGGTCGGTTGCTGGCGAAGGCTTTGTCAGCGAATCCGCGCAGCCTCCGTGTGTTCATAGCGGGACGCAACAGATTGGAAAACGAGGGGGCGAAAGCGTTGGCTGGTGTTTTTCGA TCGATGGGCACCCTGGAGGAGATCGCGATGCCGCAGAACGGCATCTACCACGTGGGCATCGCGGCGCTGTCGGAGGCGCTGAAGCACAACCCGCGCCTGGCGCGCCTCAACCTCAACGACAACACCGTCGGGCCGCGCGGCGCCGCCGCCCTCGCCGCCGCGCTGCCGAG attaaaaaacctGAAATCAATAAACTTTGGCGACTGTCTGCTGAAGAGTTCGGGCGCTCGTGCTTTGGCGCAAGGGCTCAAGGAGAACTCTGTCTTGTTAGAG TCAGTCGACCTCAGCCACAACGAGATCGGCCGCGAGGCGTGCATGGAGGTCGTGGACGCGCTGACGGCGCCGCCCGACAGCGCGGAGCGGCTCACGAGGGTCGTGCTCGCGG GCAACAGTTTAGGAGGTGCGGCGAACAAGCAAACGATGAAAAGTAAACTGGGACCGTCGGCGGAACTCAGCGACGGCGAAGGAAGCGAAGACGAAT ATGTATCCGGTTCGGAGGATGACGACGATGAATCCGAACAGGAGAATTCAGAGGATAGCGCCACGGAGGACGCTCAGCACTTCGAGACCGGCCTCGACACCGGGAACGTAACGTTGGAGCAGACCG ATATCGTAAAAGAAGTTGAAACGGACGTCGGTAAATTCTTGCACGAACCAACGTTGGACAATCTGACCAAGCTTGGATCAAACGCCGCTGACGTCATCGATGTTCAtctacag tcAATACACGACCCGGAGAGTCTGATCCACGCGTACGTGGAGGCGCTCTGCTGCGTGTCGGGCCTCTCGGCGGACAGCGCGTCCGCAGCGGAGAGCGCCAGCCGTCTCTTTCACACAGTCGTCGCTAGAGCGAAACAGCAATGGCCGCTCGCGAACGCGCTCCTTCGGGCCTTGCAACTTATTAAA tCGGAAAACAAAGACTACAAGGTACGCTGGCGCCTATCCTCCTGTTACTTGGTACTGGCAAAGCAGATCGACGAGCCATACTTCCCCAACGCTCTCCGAGACACGCTCAAGTTCTTCATTTCAAGCAAGATGGCGACATTTCCGGGTGAAGTGAAGGACATCGTCGAGAAACATCCGAACTTATATACTTAG